A single window of Flavobacterium aestivum DNA harbors:
- a CDS encoding inclusion body family protein, with product MDSNLKNSEVLEAALNLNNVAQITNIQIIIDTDKIQNDYPNGGSTDSTKPTPIGHQYQYMVSSNLAGSNGSGTADLTITALVGDLVRFNAISEYDNFNSAVIMYNVQKFGGSNVFGDFTSKVFTAPGIQPSVGASPLPIQVVNNMTFWFYQADVISSGTEQYNISFALYTLDRNAGTMKLFGYFVWDPTIIVNG from the coding sequence ATGGATTCAAATTTAAAAAATTCAGAAGTATTAGAAGCAGCATTAAATTTAAATAACGTTGCACAGATTACCAACATTCAAATAATCATTGACACGGATAAAATCCAGAATGATTACCCAAACGGAGGAAGTACAGACTCTACAAAACCAACACCTATTGGGCATCAATACCAGTACATGGTAAGTTCTAATTTAGCAGGAAGTAATGGAAGTGGTACAGCCGACTTAACGATTACTGCTCTTGTTGGGGACTTAGTTCGTTTTAACGCAATATCTGAATATGACAATTTCAATAGTGCAGTTATAATGTATAATGTACAAAAATTTGGTGGTTCAAATGTATTTGGAGATTTCACATCTAAAGTATTTACTGCTCCAGGAATTCAACCATCTGTAGGAGCATCTCCACTACCTATTCAAGTTGTTAATAATATGACATTTTGGTTCTACCAAGCAGACGTAATTTCAAGCGGAACTGAACAATATAATATTAGTTTTGCTCTTTATACTCTAGACAGAAATGCAGGAACAATGAAATTGTTTGGCTATTTTGTATGGGATCCTACAATTATAGTTAATGGCTAA
- a CDS encoding C1 family peptidase, with the protein MKKQFIKNIARKIAILFVAILAFVSCEKNNEQSEDVQGKLMDGEVNLLDKGRYGLAPFSEEYLKSIVFLSPKEYRLEIAKFRPDLKSLSEKSSLSAAVASVKNLPTPPVGDQGSEGSCVGWGVGYAAHSITRYINNTVHQSNWAGASRSAAYVYNQIKLGNCGAGSYPNDAMNLIQNQGECSNSQMPYVAGSCYVMPSAQQKTWAAGRKSGGWFNVNPRNTSDIKYYLNQNYAVAVCFNVNQSFYDIRNNNYVWSSVYGSTQGGHCVCIVGYDDATQLFKVQNSWGSGWGRSGFFYVTYTNIANGAFNWAGCIIPNPSANI; encoded by the coding sequence ATGAAAAAACAATTTATTAAAAACATTGCTAGAAAGATTGCGATCCTGTTTGTGGCCATACTTGCGTTTGTGTCATGTGAGAAAAACAACGAACAGTCAGAAGATGTTCAAGGGAAATTAATGGATGGAGAGGTTAATTTGCTGGATAAAGGGAGATATGGACTGGCTCCATTTTCTGAAGAATATTTGAAAAGTATAGTGTTCTTATCTCCAAAAGAATACCGTTTAGAAATTGCAAAATTCAGGCCAGATCTGAAATCACTTTCTGAGAAATCGTCTTTATCTGCTGCAGTTGCTTCGGTAAAAAACTTGCCAACTCCTCCGGTCGGTGATCAAGGAAGTGAAGGTTCATGCGTTGGTTGGGGAGTAGGATATGCAGCTCACAGTATTACTCGTTATATTAATAATACAGTGCATCAAAGCAATTGGGCAGGTGCTTCAAGGAGTGCGGCTTATGTTTACAATCAAATAAAATTAGGGAATTGCGGAGCAGGTTCATATCCGAATGATGCAATGAATTTAATTCAGAATCAAGGAGAATGTAGTAATTCACAAATGCCCTATGTAGCAGGAAGCTGTTATGTTATGCCATCAGCTCAACAAAAAACTTGGGCAGCGGGAAGAAAATCAGGTGGTTGGTTTAATGTGAACCCTAGAAATACATCAGATATTAAATATTACCTTAATCAGAATTATGCTGTAGCGGTATGTTTCAACGTGAATCAAAGTTTTTATGACATTCGTAATAACAATTATGTTTGGTCTAGCGTCTATGGATCTACACAAGGAGGTCATTGTGTTTGTATTGTAGGATATGATGATGCTACACAACTTTTTAAAGTACAGAATTCCTGGGGATCTGGATGGGGACGTAGTGGTTTCTTTTATGTAACGTATACTAATATTGCAAATGGGGCATTCAACTGGGCGGGTTGTATTATTCCTAATCCATCAGCGAATATTTAG